The Gemmatimonadota bacterium genome includes a window with the following:
- the paaI gene encoding hydroxyphenylacetyl-CoA thioesterase PaaI — protein sequence MTEIDPQQRAERVATRMLRDDAYSRWLGVEILEIAPARAVLRMTIRPEMCNGFGVCHGGVSFGLADTAFAFACNTQGNLAVSIENSMTYPAAIRPGEVVTATATESARSNRILYYNVHVTKADGTVVGLFRGTAYRTEKPHQI from the coding sequence ATGACCGAGATCGACCCCCAACAACGGGCCGAGCGAGTGGCGACCAGGATGCTCCGGGACGATGCTTACAGCCGGTGGCTTGGCGTCGAGATCCTCGAGATCGCCCCGGCCCGGGCGGTGCTCCGGATGACGATTCGCCCCGAGATGTGCAACGGCTTCGGCGTCTGCCACGGCGGGGTGTCGTTCGGGTTGGCGGACACCGCGTTTGCGTTTGCCTGCAACACCCAGGGCAATCTGGCCGTCAGTATCGAGAACAGCATGACCTACCCCGCCGCGATCCGGCCGGGCGAGGTCGTGACGGCCACCGCCACCGAATCGGCCCGCAGTAACCGAATCCTCTACTATAACGTCCACGTGACCAAGGCCGACGGCACGGTCGTGGGCCTCTTCCGAGGCACCGCCTACCGGACCGAGAAGCCGCATCAGATTTGA